DNA sequence from the Sphingomonas bisphenolicum genome:
CGATCAACGACAAGATGGTGATCGACGATCGTATCCGCGAAAATATGCGCAAATATCGCAAGATGGACATGAAGGCGTTGATCGACCTGTCCGTCAACGAGACGCTGCCGCGCACGGTGATGACGTCCGTCACCATCCTGCTGGCGCTGGGCGCGCTGCTGCTGCTGGGCGGCCATGTGCTGCGCGGCTTCACCGCCGCCATGATGCTGGGCATCATCGTGGGCACCTATTCGTCGGTCTATGTGTCGTCTTCGCTGCTGATCTCGCTGGGTCTGACCCCGCAGACGTCGGAGAAGAAGGCGACCCGGAAGGGCGACTATGCCGGCACCGCCGAGCGCGTAGGTCCGCGCGACGATGGGGCGAAGCCCTGAGCGATGTCGGGATAAAGGTCCGCCGGGACGATGACGGTCAGGGACCGATCGTCACCGGCTTTCAGGGCCGCGGCTTTCGGGTGCGCGACGACGTGTTTCCCGACGGCCTGCTGCTCAGCCCGGTGCGGGCGCTGGCCTGGGCCGATGCGCCGGGCGTGGATGGGCTGACGGTAGCGTCGCTGGGCGACCTGTTCGATACCGAGCCGCAGCCTGAATTCCTGCTGCTGGGCACCGGCGCGGCGCTGCGCCAGCCGCCGCGCGCCTTTGTCCGCGCGGTCGAGGCGCTGGGGATCGGCGTGGAGGCGATGGACAGCCGCGCCGCCGCCCGCGCCTGGGGCGTGCTGCGCGCCGAGGAGCGGCAGATCGTGGCGGCGCTGCTGCCCTTGTGAAGCGTGGCATGTTGCCGCCTGCGCGGGAACAGGTCGTGCCGGAAGTCTTGCCCTCATCCCGCCGCTCCGCCAAGCTGGTCGCCTCTTCCATCCAAGGGGCTTTTCCATGGCATTTCACCGTCCCGCCGCCGCGCTGATCGCGGCGCTTCTCGTCACCACCAGCGCTCATGCCGCGACCCCGGATGCGCAGGCGCGCGGGGACGAGGCCGCTTTCCGGGGTCTTTACAAGGAACTGGTCGAAACCGATTCGAGCTGGCCCGACGGCAGTTGCACGCTGGCGGCCGAACGGATGGGCGCGCGGCTGAAAGCGGCCGGCTATGCCGACGGCGACGTGGCGATCATCGTCGATCCGGCGCATCCGAAGGAAGGCAATCTGACCGCGATCCTGCGCGGCAGCAACGCCAAGCTGCCGGCCGTGCTGCTGCTCGCCCATATCGATGTGGTTGCGGCCAAGCGCGCCGACTGGGTGCGCGATCCGTTCAGCCTGATCGAGGAGGGCGGCTATTTCTATGGCCGGGGTACGTCGGACGACAAGGCCATGGCGGCGGCCTTCACCGACCAGATGATCCGCTACAAGACGGAAGGCTATAAGCCAAAGCGCACGATCAAGCTGGCACTGACCTGCGGCGAGGAAACGGAGAAGGCGCTCAACGGGGTCGAATATCTGCTCAAGACCAAGCCCGAGGCGCTCAAGGCCGGATGGGCGCTGAACGAGGGAGGCGGCGGGTCGCTGGACGAGAGCGGCAAGCCGGTGAGCCAAGGCGTGCAGGCGGGCGAGAAAGTCTATCAGGACTTCACCTTCACCGCGACCGCGCCGGGCGGCCACAGTTCGCGCCAGACGCCGCATGTCAATGCGATCGGCTGGATGGCGGCGGCGCTGGCGCGGATCAACGACTATGATTTCCCGGTGAACCTGACCCCGGCGGCCAAGGCCTATTTCGGTGCGTCGGCGCCGCTCTACCCGGCGAAGGTGTCGAGCGCGATGGCGGCGATCGGCGTGGGCAAGGCGACCGAGGCCGACTATGCCGCAGTGTCGGCCGAGAGCGCGAGCTGGAACGCGACGCTGCGCACCACCTGCATCCCGACGCTGATTTCCGGCGGCCATGCGCCCAATGCCCAGCCGCAATCGGTGACTGCGAACGTCAATTGCCGCATCATTCCCGGCGAGAGCGTGGTGTCGGTGCTGGCGCGATTGGGCGAGGTCGCCGCCGATCCGAAGGTGAAGGTGACGCTGGCCGATCCGCCGCAGCCCAAATCCTCCGCGCCGGAACTGACGCCACAGATCATGGGGCCGATCGAAACGCTGACCAAGGAGATGTGGCCCGGCGTGCCGGTGATCCCGCGCCTCGCCACCGGGGCAACCGACGGGCGCTTCACCAATGCGGCGGGGATTCCCACCTATGGCGTGTCGGGCATGTTCGCCGACCCGGACGGGCAGGGCGTCCATGGCCTGAACGAGCGCATCCGCGTCAAGTCGCTGCTGGACGGGCGGGCATTTCTCTATCGGCTGGTGAAGCTGTATACGCAGTGAGAGAGGGGGGGGAGCCGCTAAGCCGCCTCTGCCCGTTTTCGAGCGTGTCGAGAAACGAGAAAGGCGGGCCACCCGATCCTTGACCAGGCTCGAAGCGAACGGAAGTGCGTAATCCTATCCAATCCCGACACCAACGAAAAGGGCCGCCCCATCGGGCGGCCCTTTCCTTTCGGCTGGGAGCCGGAAATCAGAAGCGGAACTTCACGCTGGCGCGATAGCTCTGATATTTCACGTCCTTGCGCCACAGGGTGGTGTCGGCCGACAGGCTGAGATCGACATTGCCCGTGGTGACCGTCAGGCCGCCGCCCGCCTCGCCCCAGTTGCGATCCGAACCGCCGAGCGCGAAGGGCGCCAGACTGCCGGTGCCGCCGACCAGATTGGCCAGGAAATAGGCCGGCTGGTCGTTGAATTCATGGACGAAGTTGGCGGTGACATAGGGTTTGAAGCCGCCGGTGTTGGCCTTGACCGTAGCGCCCAGGCGACCCTGCGCGCTGCGGATGGCGTGACGCTTGATCACCAGCGCGGCGTCGCCGCCATATTCGGCCAGGTTGCCCGAGCTGATATAGGCGCCGCGGATCGAGGCGCGCGGCACGATGCTGAAGGCGTCGCCGCCCAGCGCCTTGCTGAGGCCAAGTTCGCCCGACAGCGCGAGTTCCTGGTCGCTGCCATAGAGGGTGTAGGGCGTGACGCCGACGGCGAAGGCGCGGCGCGAGCGGGTGGCAAGCGTGCCGGCGCTGCCGACCGCGTCCAGCTTGACGCCGGAGAGGTCGAAGGCGCCGTAAACGGTGCCCTGATAGAGGCGCGCGCGCGCCCAGTCATTGGCGCCGGTATTGCCCTTCAGTTCGCTGAAGGACGCAGCCAGGCCGATGACGCCATTGTCGCCGAACGCCTTTTCGACGCCCGCCGCCGCATACCAGCCATCGAACTGGTCACGACCGAGCGGCACGGCGGTGCGCATCGGCGCGCTCTTGCCGTCGAGATAGCCGCCCGCCAGGAACGCGCTCATATCGTCGGGCAGCACGCCTTCGCGGGTCGTCGTGTCGTCGCCGCCGCCCTGGTCCATGCCCAGATCGATATTGTTGAGGCTGGCGGAGGCGAGCTGGATCGGCTGGCCGGTCATGGTCAGCGTGCCGCCCATCGATCCGGCGTCCAGCTTGGTCAGGCGATCGCGATAGAAGCGCGCCATATTGTCGTTGAGCACCTCGGCCATCGACGTCTTGAGCGCTTCGGTGCGTGGCGCCATCGCCTCGAACGTCGCCTGCACGCCGGCGACGCTCAGCAGGTCCGCCTCGCCATAAAGGGCGGCGTAATTGGCGTAGAGCGAGCGGTTCTGGTCGAGCAGTTGGGCGAAGCTGGTCTGGTTCTGGGCAGCCGGGTTCACCACCGAGGCATAGAGACCGGCGTCGATCTGGACGCTGACGCTGTTGTCGCCATAGATCAGCACGGGCTTGAGTACCGCCGACAGCTGTGCCGGGGCAGTGAAGGTGCCGTCGACGCCGCCTTCCGCCGTCACGAACGTATATTGGTTGCCATAGCGGATCTTGGTGCCGGCGGTCGCGCCGAAGACCACCTGACCGCCGACCGCAGCGATGCCGTCGATCGGATCGCCGGCCGCGAGCAGCGACACGTCGCCGTCGGCCTGCGCTGCGGTGATGGCGGCGCCGGTGCGCTGCTCTGCGGTGCTACCGCCGCCATCGCCTTCGCTGCCGGTGGGCGGGGTTTCGACTTCGCCGTCGCCGTCATCCGCGACGAATTGCGTGGCCTTGACCGCCAGCACGTCAGACACGCCATTGGCGCCCAGGTCGATATGCAGCGTGCTGCCCGAGGTGAGCAGCGCATTGCCCTCGACGGTCAGCGTGCCGATCTTGCCGATGCCGCCCGGCGCCACCACGCCCAATATGTTGGTGAAATAGGGCGCGCGCACGGTGCCGGTGCCCGACAGCAGGCCGGTCATCAGGAAATAGTCGCCCGGGGTTTCGACCGTGCCATCGACGTTCACCACGCCGGCGAGATGGGAAATGTCCATCAGGCTGGTCAGCGATCCGTCCGCGGTGACGTCCAGTGTCGCGCCCGTGCCAGAAATGGTGAAGCGGTCCACGGTGGCGTCGATGTCCAGCGTGGTCTTGCCGGCGGCGCTCAGCGTCACGTCATAATAGCGGCCGACCACGCCTGCCGACGCCTGCGGATCGATATTGTCGGGCACGAAGCCGGTCGCGCCGGGCAGGCCGTTGGCCAAGGTGGGGCTGGGCAGAATGGCGGCTTCCACATCGCCTTCGGCCTGCGCCTCGTGAATGGCGCCGCCGGCAAGCGTGACGCTTTCGCCATCAGGGCTGCGCTCGGCGATTTCCACCTTGCCCTTGTTGTTGGAAACCGTCCGTGCGCCGGTGGACGAGGTGGCAGGGGCCGTGCCGTCCTCCGTGACGGGCACGCCGTCCACGGTCAGCTCGCCGGTGCCGACATCATAGCAGATGCCGTCGGGCGTATAGCAGAGCTGGCCGAACTTCTGCGTATCGTCCTGCCCAAAGGCGCCGGCGCCCGGCGTGGTGGGCACGCCGTTCACCAGCTTGCCGGTGCTGTCGATGATGCGATAATTGGGATCGAGCGCGGTTACCCAATGTTCGGCGTCGCTCCATTTGCCGTCGCCGGCCTTGGCGGTGGCATAGCGATAGGGGTTGTTCTGCGCGATCCAGTCCCAGAAAAGATAGAGCGGCTGATAGAAGGACGAGCCGCCATAGGAACTGGCCGGTTGTTCGAAGAAGTAACGGCTGCCGCCCGACAGGACGCCGATCACGGTCTTTTCATCGAACGCCTGGTCCAGAATCAGGGGACCGCCCGAATCGCCGCCCGCGGTGCTGCCTTCGTTGGGCAGGGCGTCATCCTTGAACAGGTTGAAGTCGAAAGGGTTTTCCCGCGTCGGATCGTCGAAATCGGTGTGGTAGAGATTCTGCGTATAGCCGCCGGCTTCGCCGAAGAGGAAGCTGTCGACATCGTCGAGCGAGCCCAGCATACCCAGGAAATTCTCGGCCGTCTTGCGACGGAAGTCGATGCCATAGCTGTTGCCGGTGCTTCCGCTGCCGCTGCGGCCATAGCCGGTGATCGTCACATGATAGCCGGTGCCGCTCGTTTCGCTGATCGACGACGGGGCGGGCAGCGCGGAAAAAAGCACCGCCCAGGTCGGTACGTCGGATGCGGGCGTGTCGAGCGTCGCCATCGCAACGTCGCCATAGAGGAAGCTGAGCGCCGGCGGATCGAGCGATTCCGGATTATAGGCGATGTTGTTGACGTTATAGACGCTGAGCGCCGTATTCGTGCGGTAATTGTTCGAAATCCAGTCGATGAGGCCGGGCCGTGCATTGTTCTGGAAGGCGAAGGCGACGGGCACGCCGCCGTTGACGGTGCTGTAGTCGGCGGACGTCAGGTCGTTGACGCAATGCGCGGCGAAGATGACCGTGCGCGGGTTGATCAGCGTGCCGGTGCAGACGAAACCGTCGTCGCGATACATGATGCCTACGCCGTTGACGTCGCTGCCGTCGATGATGTCGCTGGGACTCTTGTCGTCGGTCGGCACGACGGCCTGCGCCACGGGCGCGACGGCAAGCGCGGCTATGGCAGCGGATGCCAGCAGTGCGGGACGACCGACGCGCGCCAACAGGCCCGCACCATTCTTGCGAATGTGCATGATATAAACTCCCCAAAGACCGAATGGGAGGCTAATCAACTGTATTGCCCAAGACAATCGTACAATCATGAAAACTTGCGTCATGTATCCAAAACGTCACAGCATGTCTGTTTTATCCTAAAGGCGATGACGTCGACCGAGCGATCTTGTTCTTTGCTGATCCGAAACGAACCCTGCCTTTGCGGGACGTGCAAGACGTATCCTTAATCATTCTTAAGTCTTGCGCTGGCGGCGATGCCGGCCGCGCCTTGCGCGATGCGTCATATCTGCTTAAGCATGGGGGCAAGTTCCGGTCGCCCTTTGGCGGCTGGCGAATGTAGAAGCGAGTTACGGCATGGTGCAGCAGAGCCGCCCATCGCCGCAGAGTTCCGGCCCGGCCGGCCGTTATGCGGGCAAGCGCGCCCGTTCCGGTCCGGGCGATGGGAGCAAGGCTGCGGCCATTCCGCCCCCGTCGACGCAACGGGGCTTTCCGCCCCATGGCGCGCGTGAGCGTCGATCCTATGCCGCGATCGACCTGGGCACGAATAATTGTCGCCTGCTGATCGCCAAGCCGTCCGCCGACGGCTTCATCGTCATCGACGCCTTTTCGCGGATCGTCCGGCTCGGCGAGGGACTGGCGTCTTCCGGTCGGATCAGCGATGCGGCGATCGATCGCGCGATCGCGGCGCTGTCCGTGTGCGCTGACAAATTGCGTCGCCGCCACGTCACGCTGGCACGATCGGTCGCGACCGAAGCCTGCCGCCGTGCGTCGAACGGGGCGGAGTTCATCCAGCGGGTCTATCGCGAAACCGGCATCGCGCTCGACATCATCAGCGCGCAGGAAGAAGCGCGGCTGGCGGTACTGGGGTGCCATGCGTTGCTGGAGCCGGGCGATGGACCGGCGCTGATCTTCGACATTGGCGGTGGATCGACCGAACTCGTGCTGGTCGATTCGCACGGAACGACGGGCGCGCCGAGGATCGTCGACTGGGTCAGCGCGCCCTGGGGCGTCGTGTCCCTGACGGAGAGCGAGGCGTTCGACCATGGCGACAAGGCGGAACGGCTGGCCGCCTATGACCGGATGCGCGCGCGGGTCAGCGAGGCTTTCTCGCCGCTCGCCCGGCGCCTGCCGCAGGGGGCGGAGGATATCCGCCTGCTGGGCACGTCGGGCACGGTGACGACGCTGGCCAGCCTGCACCTCAACCTGCCGCGCTACGACCGGCAGGCGATCGACGGCCTGATCGTGCCATGCGAATCGATGCGCGCCATTTCGGAGCGGCTGTCGACCATGGCGCTGGCCGAGCGGCAGAAGCTGCCCTGCATCGGCACCGAGCGCGCCGATCTGGTGGTGGCGGGCTGCGCCATATTGGAATCGATCCTCGACATCTGGCCGGCCGCGCGACTGGGCGTGGCCGACCGGGGGATTCGCGAAGGCATATTGCGCGGCCTGATGGACCGCGACGGGAGAGAGATGTGAGAGGGTCTGGTGTCGGCAAGGTGCGGGTCAAGACCGCCAAGGGCCGCACGGCGCAGTCGGTGCGCTGGCTGGAGCGGCATCTGAACGATCCCTATGTCCGCAAGGCGAAGGCGGAAGGGTGGCGCAGCCGCGCCGCCTTCAAGCTGATCGAACTGGACGAGAAATTCCATTTCGTGAAGGGATCGAAGGCGGTCGTGGACTTAGGGGTAGCGCCGGGCGGCTGGGCGCAGGTGGTGCGCAAGATGGCCCCGAAAGCGGCGGTGGTGGGTATCGACCTGCTGCCGGTCGATCCGATCGCGGGCGTGACCCTGTTCGAAATGGATTTCATGGACGACAAGGCGCCGCAGATGCTGCGCGATGCGCTGGGCGACGCGCCGGACCTCATCATTTCCGACATGGCGGCCAACACCGTCGGCCATGCCGCGACCGATCACCTGCGCACCATGGGGCTGGTCGAGGCCGCGGCCTGGTTCGCGGTGGAGAATCTGCGCAAGGGCGGCACCTTCGTCGCCAAGGTGTTCGCGGGCGGGACCGACGGCGAGTTGCTGGTGCTGCTCAAGAAGAATTTCACCACGATCAAGCATGCCAAGCCGCCGGCCAGCCGCAAGGGCAGCGTTGAATGGTATGTCGTGGCGCAGGGGTTCAAGGGGCGGCCGGACGAGCCTGCGCGGGACCGGACCGGGGAACCGGTAGAAGAATAGTGCGGCAATAGACTGGCGGGGCAGCGGGAAAAGGCGGGGGCATTTGGTCGCAACGGTATCGACGGTCGCTTATCTGGGGTTGGAGGCGCGCGCCGTGGAGGTGCAGTGCCAGCTCGTGCCCGGCCTGCCCAATTTCATCCTCGTCGGCCTGCCCGACAAAGCGGTGGCCGAAAGCCGCGAGCGGGTGCGCAACGCGATCGCCGCGATCGGCCTGTCGTTGCCGCCCAAGCGGATCACGGTGAATCTGTCGCCCGCCGACCTGCCCAAGGAGGGATCGCATTTCGACCTGCCGATTGCGCTGGCTTTGCTGGGCGCGATGGGTGTGATCGATGCCGAGACGCTGGCGGGCTATGTCGTGGTCGGCGAACTGGGGCTGGACGGGCGCACCGCGCCGTCGCCCGGCGTGCTGCTGGCGGCGCTCCATGCGGGCAGCCAGGAAATGGGGCTGGTCTGTCCGGTCGCGCAGGGGGCGGAGGCCGCCTGGGCCGGCGAGGTCGAGGTCGTCGCCGCGCCGGATCTGATGGGTTTGCTCAATCATTTCAAGGGGACGTCGGCGCTGTCGGCGCCGCAGCCGGGCGTGGTGGAGGCGCCGGTGCGGGGCGCGGACCTGAAACAGGTCAAGGGGCAGGAGGTCGCCAAGCGCGCGCTGGAGATCGCCGCGGCGGGCGGGCATAATCTGCTGATGTTGGGTCATATGACACCAACTGCAGTTACGCTGTTACGTGATCCAGCTGTGCTAGACGCAGCAGCCACTTCCTTTTGTTTCAGCCGTCGACGTCCGTCGAGTACATCGCCCCGCTGCCGGCTACCAAAGGCACTCGGACAGGGCCTTACTATCCCCTCGGCTCCCAAGACGGCGTCGTCCCGCAGCGAATACAATGTCGCCCCTCAATTCCGATTCTTGCGGCGAATGCGATACGGTCCAACCCGTTCCGCCAGCGGCTCGCCCTTCCAGCTCAGCTGAATCAGGCCACCGGCGCGGAGGCGGTCTACAGCAGCGTGGACCGTAGGCATCGCGTCCCGCCATGCGTCTGGTGGAGCTATGGCGCGGGCAACTTCACTCGGGCAAACGGTCGATCCAGGCGCGCGGGCGGCGAGTAGCGCAGCGTAGCGTCGCGGGCGTTCGTCGCCATCACTTGCGATGCCCGACATGTGAGGGTGTGCCCGTGGTCATGGGATCGGCTTGGCAGGCGGCTTCCAATCCGGTGGGGAGTCGCTCGCTGCCGGCTGGTTCCCAGGCCCATCGCGCCCGGTTGCTGGCGCTCCATGCCTGACAGATCGGCCCGCTCAGCCTCGGCCGCCGTGACGCCGCTTCTCATCAGGCTGATCATGTCGCGGCAGCGCTTGGCCTCTTCAAAGTCCGATGCGTGAACGGCAGCATCCATTTTCGCCTGCAAGGTCGAAATTGCCTTCGTCATCGCGGCGCAACGCTTCAAGGCAGTGTTTGGTGGCAATGCGCCACTTCCAGCTCGCGCAAGATTTTCGCTGCACAACTTGCCCTTGGATTGCGATAGTGCATCGACGAATTGGCAGTGCTGTCGGTACAGCGTTCCTAAGCCGTCTGGAGAACCTGTAAATTGTAGGGCCCAAATCCATTGCGGCGCGCCGCGATTTCTGTTGAGACCATCCGATGACCCCGCATGATTTCATCACCAAATGGCGTAATGTCGAGCTGAAGGAGCGGACGGCATCGCAAAGCCATTTCAACGATCTTTGTGCGTTGCTGGGCATCGAAGACCCGATCAGCGCTGATCCCAAGGGCGAATGGTTCACGTTCGAGAAGGGCGCGTCGAAAACTAGCGGGGGTGAAGGCTGGGCGGACGTGTGGCGGCGCGAATGTTTCGCGTGGGAATATAAGGGCAAGAACAAGGATCTGGACAAAGCGTTCAGCCAGTTGCTGCAATATAGCATCGCGCTGGAAAGCCCGCCGCTGTTGATCGTGTCCGACATGCAGAGGTTCCGCATCCATACCAACTGGACCAACACGGTGCAGGTCCGGCATGAATTCGGCATAGAAGACCTGGCCGACGCGGCCCGGCGCGACCTGTTGCGCGATGCATTCTTGAACCCCGAGGCGCTTAAACCCAGCAAGACGCGGCAGTCGCTGACCGAGGACGCAGCCAAGGAATTTTCGACGTTGGCGCAGCGATTGCGCGATCGTGGCAATGAGCCGCACCTTGTCGCGCATTTCGTCAACCGGCTGATCTTCTGCATGTTCGCCGAAGACGTGAACCTGTTGCCGAACAAGATGTTCACGCGCATGCTGGAACATAGCCGGAGCGCGCCCAACGATTTCGCCACCCATGCGCAAACGCTGTTCGCGGCGATGAAGTCGGGCGGCGCGGTGGGGTTCGAGCGGGTGGATTGGTTCAATGGAGGGCTGTTCGACGATGACGGGGCGCTGCCGCTGGACCGGGCCGACATCGACAACCTGCTGACCGCCGCCCATTTGGACTGGTCCGAGATCGACCCGTCGATTCTGGGCACGCTGTTCGAGCGCGGGCTGGACCCGTCCAAGCGCAGCCAGCTGGGCGCGCATTATACCGACCGCGACAAGATTATGCAGATCGTGCGGGCGGTGCTGATCGCGCCGCTGGAGGCGGAATGGGCCGATGCGCTGGCGCGGATGACTGCGCTGGTCGAGGGAGCGCCGCGCGCGACGGCGGAAAAGCTGCTGCGCGGCAAGGAATTGGCGGCGCGGACCAAGGCGGTGAACGAGGCGGAGGCAATCCACCGCGCGTTCCTGGAGCGGATTGCGGGTTTCCGGGTGCTGGACCCGGCCTGTGGCTCCGGCAATTTCCTGTATCTGTCGCTGCTGGCGCTGAAAGACATCGAGCATCGCGCCAATCTGGAGGCCGAAGCGCTGGGGCTACCGCGCGGCTTTCCGCGCGTTGGGCCGGAATGCGTGCTGGGCATCGAACTCAACCCCTATGCCGCCGAACTGGCGCGGGTGTCGGTGTGGATCGGCGAAATCCAGTGGATGCGGCGCAACGGATTCGACGCGGCAAAGAACCCGATATTGCGGACGTTGGATACGATCGAGAATCGCGATGCGGTGCTGAATGCGGGGGGAACGCGAGCGGAGTGGCCGGCGGCAGACGTGGTGGTGGGGAACCCGCCGTTTCTGGGCAACAAGAAGATGCTCCGCGAACTGGGCGAGGATTATGCGGTCGCGCTGCGCAAAGCGTGGAAGGATGTGCCGGGTGGGGTCGACCTAGTCTGCTATTGGTTCGCCAAGGCGTGGGCGCAGATGGAGGCGGGGGTACTCAAGCGGGCGGGACTGGTTTGCACCAACAGCATAAGGGGCGGCGCGAACCGAGAGGTGTTGAAGCCGATAGTGGAGCAGGGGCGCATCTTTGAAGCATGGAGCGATGAAGGCTGGACAGTTGATGGCGCTTCCGTTCGAGTATCGATGATTTGTTTTGATTGCCTCCACGGCGAACCAGCGTATCTCGATGGAACATCTGTCACGGCTGTCGCCGCAGACCTCAAGCTTGGCGGCGATGGGACCGATTTGACTAAAGCGAACAAGTTGCGGTTGAACGCCAATCTCTCGTTCATGGGCGTTACTAAATCAGGGCCTTTTGATCTGGAAGGGGAAACAGCACGCGCACTTTTGCAAATGAAGGGCAATCCGAACGGATTGCCAAATTCTGGCGTGATCAAAAAATCTGTCAACGGACTGGAAATAGTTCGCCGTCCTACAGATCGATGGATATTGGATTTTGGCCCTAAAACGACGTTGGCAGAGATATGTCTTTTCGAAGGGCCGTTTTCCTATGCTGAGCGAGTAATTTACCCTGCTCGGCAACTCAGCAAGACATTGAAAAACAGAGAGACGTGGTGGCGATTTGAAAGAGCGCGGCCGGAAATGTACGAGGCTATTCGACCTCTGAAGCGATACGTCGGAACAGCGATGGTCGCAAAGTACCGGATTTTCATATGGCTCACCCCAGACTATTTGCCCGAAAATCTGGTAATCGTAATCGCCCGCGACGATGACACAACCTTCGGCATCTTGCATTCGCGCTTCCATGAAATCTGGTCGCTGCGCATGGGCACGTTTCTGGGTGTCGGCAATGACCCGCGCTACACGCCCTCCACCACCTTCGAAACCTTCCCCTTCCCGCAAGGCCTGACGCCCGACATCCCCGCCGCCAACTATGCAGACGATCCCCGCGCCATCGCCATCGCGGCCGCCGCGGCGCGGCTCAATGAGCTGCGGGAAAACTGGCTCAACCCCGCCGATCTGGTGCGGCGCGAGCCGGAGGTGGTGGTCGGTTATCCCGACCGCATCCTGCCAGTCAGCGACGAAGCGGCGAAGATATTGGCCAAGCGGACGCTAACCAACCTGTATAATGCGCGGCCCGCTTGGCTGGACAATGCGCATCGTGCGCTGGACGCAGCGGTGGCGGACGCCTATGGCTGGGGCAACGATTGGCGCGCAGGGTTACTGAACGAGGACGAAAT
Encoded proteins:
- a CDS encoding Mth938-like domain-containing protein, encoding MRDDVFPDGLLLSPVRALAWADAPGVDGLTVASLGDLFDTEPQPEFLLLGTGAALRQPPRAFVRAVEALGIGVEAMDSRAAARAWGVLRAEERQIVAALLPL
- a CDS encoding M20/M25/M40 family metallo-hydrolase; translation: MAFHRPAAALIAALLVTTSAHAATPDAQARGDEAAFRGLYKELVETDSSWPDGSCTLAAERMGARLKAAGYADGDVAIIVDPAHPKEGNLTAILRGSNAKLPAVLLLAHIDVVAAKRADWVRDPFSLIEEGGYFYGRGTSDDKAMAAAFTDQMIRYKTEGYKPKRTIKLALTCGEETEKALNGVEYLLKTKPEALKAGWALNEGGGGSLDESGKPVSQGVQAGEKVYQDFTFTATAPGGHSSRQTPHVNAIGWMAAALARINDYDFPVNLTPAAKAYFGASAPLYPAKVSSAMAAIGVGKATEADYAAVSAESASWNATLRTTCIPTLISGGHAPNAQPQSVTANVNCRIIPGESVVSVLARLGEVAADPKVKVTLADPPQPKSSAPELTPQIMGPIETLTKEMWPGVPVIPRLATGATDGRFTNAAGIPTYGVSGMFADPDGQGVHGLNERIRVKSLLDGRAFLYRLVKLYTQ
- a CDS encoding autotransporter domain-containing protein; translation: MHIRKNGAGLLARVGRPALLASAAIAALAVAPVAQAVVPTDDKSPSDIIDGSDVNGVGIMYRDDGFVCTGTLINPRTVIFAAHCVNDLTSADYSTVNGGVPVAFAFQNNARPGLIDWISNNYRTNTALSVYNVNNIAYNPESLDPPALSFLYGDVAMATLDTPASDVPTWAVLFSALPAPSSISETSGTGYHVTITGYGRSGSGSTGNSYGIDFRRKTAENFLGMLGSLDDVDSFLFGEAGGYTQNLYHTDFDDPTRENPFDFNLFKDDALPNEGSTAGGDSGGPLILDQAFDEKTVIGVLSGGSRYFFEQPASSYGGSSFYQPLYLFWDWIAQNNPYRYATAKAGDGKWSDAEHWVTALDPNYRIIDSTGKLVNGVPTTPGAGAFGQDDTQKFGQLCYTPDGICYDVGTGELTVDGVPVTEDGTAPATSSTGARTVSNNKGKVEIAERSPDGESVTLAGGAIHEAQAEGDVEAAILPSPTLANGLPGATGFVPDNIDPQASAGVVGRYYDVTLSAAGKTTLDIDATVDRFTISGTGATLDVTADGSLTSLMDISHLAGVVNVDGTVETPGDYFLMTGLLSGTGTVRAPYFTNILGVVAPGGIGKIGTLTVEGNALLTSGSTLHIDLGANGVSDVLAVKATQFVADDGDGEVETPPTGSEGDGGGSTAEQRTGAAITAAQADGDVSLLAAGDPIDGIAAVGGQVVFGATAGTKIRYGNQYTFVTAEGGVDGTFTAPAQLSAVLKPVLIYGDNSVSVQIDAGLYASVVNPAAQNQTSFAQLLDQNRSLYANYAALYGEADLLSVAGVQATFEAMAPRTEALKTSMAEVLNDNMARFYRDRLTKLDAGSMGGTLTMTGQPIQLASASLNNIDLGMDQGGGDDTTTREGVLPDDMSAFLAGGYLDGKSAPMRTAVPLGRDQFDGWYAAAGVEKAFGDNGVIGLAASFSELKGNTGANDWARARLYQGTVYGAFDLSGVKLDAVGSAGTLATRSRRAFAVGVTPYTLYGSDQELALSGELGLSKALGGDAFSIVPRASIRGAYISSGNLAEYGGDAALVIKRHAIRSAQGRLGATVKANTGGFKPYVTANFVHEFNDQPAYFLANLVGGTGSLAPFALGGSDRNWGEAGGGLTVTTGNVDLSLSADTTLWRKDVKYQSYRASVKFRF
- a CDS encoding Ppx/GppA phosphatase family protein, with protein sequence MVQQSRPSPQSSGPAGRYAGKRARSGPGDGSKAAAIPPPSTQRGFPPHGARERRSYAAIDLGTNNCRLLIAKPSADGFIVIDAFSRIVRLGEGLASSGRISDAAIDRAIAALSVCADKLRRRHVTLARSVATEACRRASNGAEFIQRVYRETGIALDIISAQEEARLAVLGCHALLEPGDGPALIFDIGGGSTELVLVDSHGTTGAPRIVDWVSAPWGVVSLTESEAFDHGDKAERLAAYDRMRARVSEAFSPLARRLPQGAEDIRLLGTSGTVTTLASLHLNLPRYDRQAIDGLIVPCESMRAISERLSTMALAERQKLPCIGTERADLVVAGCAILESILDIWPAARLGVADRGIREGILRGLMDRDGREM
- a CDS encoding RlmE family RNA methyltransferase, with the protein product MRGSGVGKVRVKTAKGRTAQSVRWLERHLNDPYVRKAKAEGWRSRAAFKLIELDEKFHFVKGSKAVVDLGVAPGGWAQVVRKMAPKAAVVGIDLLPVDPIAGVTLFEMDFMDDKAPQMLRDALGDAPDLIISDMAANTVGHAATDHLRTMGLVEAAAWFAVENLRKGGTFVAKVFAGGTDGELLVLLKKNFTTIKHAKPPASRKGSVEWYVVAQGFKGRPDEPARDRTGEPVEE
- a CDS encoding DUF3253 domain-containing protein — protein: MSGIASDGDERPRRYAALLAARAPGSTVCPSEVARAIAPPDAWRDAMPTVHAAVDRLRAGGLIQLSWKGEPLAERVGPYRIRRKNRN
- a CDS encoding UvrB/UvrC motif-containing protein codes for the protein MTKAISTLQAKMDAAVHASDFEEAKRCRDMISLMRSGVTAAEAERADLSGMERQQPGAMGLGTSRQRATPHRIGSRLPSRSHDHGHTLTCRASQVMATNARDATLRYSPPARLDRPFARVKLPAP